The genomic segment CACGTTCAAGACCTTCTTCGCCGGGTTCAGCCCCGCCGTATGGGCCTACTGGCCGCTTTTCCTGATCGCGCTCGGCCTGTGGGCCGCCGGCTTCCGCCGCGCCCGCGAATCCCCCATCGCCGCGGCGTTTGTCGCGCTGATGACGTGGGTCCCGCCATTAGGTTGCGCCCTGATCTGGGGCCAGGCCAGTTTCTCCTTCTACGAGCACCGGCTCTTCCTCTTCTCCGCCGCCGCCGCCATTCTGGGCGTCGCGTGGGGCGCCGCCACCCTGGGCCGCGCGGGCCTCGTGGCGATCGCCGTCCTGGCCGGCCTCACCGTCCCCGTCCTGGCCGATCTCTACGCCGGGCGCCTCCACCCGATTCCCATGCACCGCCTCGCGATGTGGGACAAGGTCGATTTCCGCGCGGCCGCCCGCCACCTCGAAGACGCCTGGCGGCCCGGTGATCGCCTCCTCTACGCGAGCCACTTCCCCGCCTATTCCATGCAGCACTACTTACCGCGCGATCAGGTGCGTATCGGCTGGTCCCTGGATGACCAGGATCTCTTCATCCGGACGATGGGGCACGAGCCGATCCTGCGCGCCCACGGCCTCATGCCGCAGCCAAAGGAGGCGGCGGTCGCGGGCGCGTCCCGGATCTGGTTCCTGGTCACGGAGGGCACAACCTTCGCCTGGCGGCCCGACACGGAACGGATCGCCGCCTGGCTCGACGCGCACTATACGCGAGAAGCGGAAGTGGCGTTCGACGGCGTGCGCCTTTCTTGTTATGCCGTTCGCTGACGGGGTGAATGGCGAGATGCGTGCTTGTGGTGGGATGCCCGACCCGCCCGCGGCGCGCTTGCGTGGTTATCCTTCGGGGTAGAAGATGTCTTCGAGGGATTTGTTGACGCCGGGGGCGCCCATGAAGGGGAGGTTGCGGCCGGTCATGATGGCGTCCATCTTGCGCACTTCTTCGCGGCTTACCTCTTTAATCTCGCCGTGGACGATGGCGCTGTGGATGTGGAGCGAGGTCATTTCGAGCAGCTCGGTGTTCATCATGGTCCAGTTGATGTCGAGGCGGCTGAGAATGACGAGGCCATGGTTTTCCATCAGGAAGGCGTTGTATTTCTGCAGGAAGGGCAGGAAGTTGTCGGCGAGTTCCTGGGTGAGGGGCTGGGCGAAGGGTACGACGGGCACGGGGCCGACTTCGGTGATGGTCTCGGGGAAGAGCGGGCGCATGAGGTGGTTTTCGCCCTTCGTGATGGTGAAGGCGTTGGTGTAGGGCGGGTGGCAGTGGATGACGGACTGGATGTCGGGGCGCTCGTTGAAGAAATTGAGGTACATGGGCGTTTCGCCGGTGGGGCGGTTTTTGCCTTCGAGCTTTTCGCCCTGGAGGTTGATGAACACGACGTCATCGTGCTGGATGTCGCCCTTGTTCATCTGGGTGGGCGTGATGAGGAGGACGTTGTCCTCCATTTTCCAGGCCGCGTTCCCGCCGTAGCCGGTGACGTATTTGTTGGCGGCGAGCTGGTGGCAGACCTTGACGAAGGTTTCGATTTGCGCGGCGTATTTCTGGAAGTAGCTCATGGGGTGTTTCCTGTGAAGGACTAAGGACCTAAAGGACGTAAAGGACTTAAGGGACGTTTGTATTGGGAGCGCCGGCTGATTGCGCCTTGTGGCGCAACGGGACAGGCGGGACGCCTATCCTACTCTTTTCGGCGATCTAATGTTGCAGCACCACTTTGAGTGACTGGATGGCCGGATCGGCCTGGGTCTTGAAGGCTTCGTTGAACTGATCCAGGGCGAATCGGTGCGTGATCAGGGGCATGGGGTCGATCAGGCCGGTCTCGATAAGGCGGATGGCCTCTTCGTAGTCGCGGCGGACGGAGCTGTTCGCGCCGTGGAGGTGCAGCTCGCGGTAGTGGATCTGGTTAAGGTCGATGGGCTCGAAGGGATCGTCCTTCGCAACGCCCGCGAAGAGGGAGAGGTGGCCGCCCAGGGCGAGGAGGTTCATGCCGAGGGGGATGAGTTCCTTCGCGGAAGCCGCCGCCACGACGCCATCGACGCCCAGGCCGTCCGTGTGTTCCTTCACCCAGGCGACGGGGTCCGTTGTGCT from the Candidatus Hydrogenedentota bacterium genome contains:
- a CDS encoding glycosyltransferase family 39 protein is translated as MIAALFLLGAALRLYDLGGDSLWYDEAASLYQARHSVAPATLLDPDVAAEPPVHPLLVRAWMEAVALAGFPATSPWNDFLLRLLPCLIGMAAMPAFYLLARRLLRDETAALFALALFAISPLPIYYARELRVYSLYVLLAIFATGFMIRALEENRPWQWAGMIGALALLMYSHFFAMWLIFTLNLVFVAVIWRYPHHFWRWTGWNALLMVLIAPAIHRAFVMHAETQLIEIPWYPSPDWKTPFITFKTFFAGFSPAVWAYWPLFLIALGLWAAGFRRARESPIAAAFVALMTWVPPLGCALIWGQASFSFYEHRLFLFSAAAAILGVAWGAATLGRAGLVAIAVLAGLTVPVLADLYAGRLHPIPMHRLAMWDKVDFRAAARHLEDAWRPGDRLLYASHFPAYSMQHYLPRDQVRIGWSLDDQDLFIRTMGHEPILRAHGLMPQPKEAAVAGASRIWFLVTEGTTFAWRPDTERIAAWLDAHYTREAEVAFDGVRLSCYAVR
- a CDS encoding class II aldolase/adducin family protein produces the protein MSYFQKYAAQIETFVKVCHQLAANKYVTGYGGNAAWKMEDNVLLITPTQMNKGDIQHDDVVFINLQGEKLEGKNRPTGETPMYLNFFNERPDIQSVIHCHPPYTNAFTITKGENHLMRPLFPETITEVGPVPVVPFAQPLTQELADNFLPFLQKYNAFLMENHGLVILSRLDINWTMMNTELLEMTSLHIHSAIVHGEIKEVSREEVRKMDAIMTGRNLPFMGAPGVNKSLEDIFYPEG